In Caldicellulosiruptor morganii, the following proteins share a genomic window:
- a CDS encoding TIGR02680 family protein, which translates to MSKERRWVLSRAGVFNYWYYDEEYFDFFDGRMLIRGPNGSGKSVTMQSFITLLLDGNYHPSRLDSFGSNARKLEDYVLGEQDISGKNESTAYLFLEFKKENIFVSIGMGMRAKRGSGVDCWYFVLTDNRRFGIDIFFYEKMGEQKIPLTRRKFENLIGSGGRVFTSRRDYMQEVNKVLFGFENVEDFENLIDLIIRVRAPKLSRDIKPDRICGILQESLPALSESDLRSLSESIENMDKIQTELKNLEAIQSCLEKIKRAYDEYNRFLMYQRISELIESYKKLTKAKERCEILSKEFQKLTDMESDLRNSLDSIEKEEQALKFRLESIKESDIFKLQQKLIELNAEIEDLETQKTLKLSSLNDHMQRLSRADADIKHTKHQLLNSQNLIKDYVQQSKKLLESLNMQRFLDVIDIFEKNEQKSLDILKSELTNFIAEVEKALKNYDALQDVQKDLDNQLKRLDQGKIQLQKYQDKLNLLILQLEDAKNILKSKIKSYFEQNQVLKAEADDITLMFQLINTISQKGEYEGVKKILNDVYGRHYLSISDNLRKIEFEMNLLKERIKDRKQKIEEIQSQKDEFIPSSEKQKKVRQRLLEKGVPFVPFYMAVDFKPGTDERLKAVIEDALFELGVLNVLIVPEKYKNEIDELLEDEKEVVLFPKPAYFSHTLNEYLEVANFENADALRQEVAAVIDSIHINPVDDGIYVCEDGRFGNGILKGKTTTHEQARYIGIENRRRYKQMLILQLEEEIQTLAKELEEKKAEANFLKSRLEVLELEKKNFPTSADLDTAFDMINGVERNISKLQIEIEAFEERIKELTNKQNQLKYEISLIATKLSVPSSKEVFAKAKQDASALSNLLLRLETEVLHKQEIEKTHQSLNRLYEQIKESVDTLNGDVHRISEKLGVLNLQKGEIEKRLSSEDAQRLFDKQRRAFERLENIPVERKRLNEKLFEVTSQKAASEQKLEFLKQDLESIESEYELAMSSFKIELGFGFVFKGVEFEDEQKLIEFAKSKEEILKEYSQKDFSSILQRLMSIHYTTQIQLAEFGANLVDWKDDRTTYKRYLWTCRKEGRFLSLYQFIDEIEMEIAEKKNLITESERELFEDVLAKNIGFKISRKIMLAQDWVKKMNELMANLSTSSGLTFRLSWEQKRQEAEDELSTGELVKLLSKDPLAATDDDRNRIAMHFRSRIEKAKRYQENPENFATLYEIIKEVLDYRQWFEFRLYYQKVGESRKELTNNAFDRFSGGEKALSIYVPLFAALCAKYESAANFAPRIIALDEAFAGVDENNIENMFDLIEKLEFDYIMNSQVLWGDYKTVPGLCIYELLRENNQPSVLKVKYIWNGYKKVLVEV; encoded by the coding sequence ATGAGCAAGGAACGCAGGTGGGTGCTATCCCGAGCAGGTGTTTTTAACTACTGGTACTATGATGAAGAGTATTTTGACTTTTTTGATGGAAGGATGCTGATTCGCGGTCCAAACGGGTCTGGAAAGTCTGTCACAATGCAGAGTTTCATAACACTCCTTTTGGACGGCAACTATCATCCATCAAGGCTTGACTCTTTCGGCTCAAACGCGAGAAAGCTTGAGGACTATGTCCTGGGCGAGCAGGATATCTCAGGGAAGAATGAGTCGACAGCATACCTTTTTCTGGAGTTCAAAAAGGAAAACATATTTGTTTCAATTGGTATGGGTATGAGAGCAAAAAGGGGCTCAGGTGTTGACTGCTGGTATTTTGTACTGACAGACAACAGAAGGTTTGGGATTGATATATTCTTCTATGAAAAGATGGGCGAACAGAAGATTCCTCTCACAAGAAGAAAGTTTGAGAACCTGATTGGCAGTGGTGGCAGGGTTTTCACAAGCAGAAGAGATTATATGCAGGAGGTAAACAAGGTCCTGTTTGGGTTTGAAAATGTGGAAGACTTTGAGAACCTGATTGATCTGATAATCCGTGTTCGAGCACCGAAACTTTCAAGGGATATAAAGCCAGACAGGATATGCGGTATTTTGCAAGAGTCGCTTCCTGCACTGTCCGAAAGTGACCTTCGCAGCCTTTCAGAGTCGATTGAAAACATGGACAAAATCCAGACAGAGCTTAAAAATTTGGAGGCAATCCAATCCTGCCTTGAAAAGATAAAAAGAGCGTATGATGAGTACAACAGATTTTTAATGTACCAGAGAATTTCTGAGCTGATAGAATCGTATAAAAAACTGACAAAGGCAAAAGAAAGGTGTGAGATACTCTCAAAAGAGTTTCAAAAACTCACAGATATGGAATCAGATCTGAGAAATAGTCTTGACAGTATTGAAAAGGAAGAACAGGCGCTGAAGTTCAGGCTTGAGAGCATAAAAGAAAGTGATATATTTAAGCTTCAGCAAAAGCTTATCGAACTAAATGCTGAAATTGAGGATTTGGAAACTCAAAAAACTTTAAAACTTTCAAGTTTAAATGACCACATGCAAAGGCTCTCTCGGGCAGATGCTGACATAAAGCACACAAAACACCAGCTTTTGAATTCTCAGAATTTGATAAAGGACTATGTTCAGCAGAGCAAAAAGCTGCTTGAGAGTTTGAATATGCAAAGGTTTTTGGATGTAATTGATATTTTTGAAAAAAATGAGCAAAAGAGTTTGGACATTCTAAAATCTGAGCTAACAAACTTCATAGCTGAAGTGGAAAAGGCTCTTAAAAACTATGATGCCCTGCAGGATGTGCAAAAAGACCTGGATAACCAGCTGAAAAGACTTGACCAGGGCAAAATTCAGCTTCAAAAGTACCAGGATAAGTTAAATCTTTTAATTCTTCAGCTTGAAGATGCAAAAAACATTCTAAAGAGCAAAATCAAGAGCTATTTTGAACAAAATCAAGTTTTAAAAGCAGAGGCTGATGATATAACTTTGATGTTTCAGCTGATAAACACAATATCACAAAAGGGCGAGTATGAAGGTGTAAAGAAGATTTTGAATGATGTGTATGGCAGACATTATCTGTCAATCTCAGACAACTTGCGAAAGATCGAGTTTGAAATGAATCTACTCAAAGAGAGAATTAAAGACAGAAAGCAAAAAATTGAGGAGATTCAGAGCCAGAAAGACGAGTTTATACCATCTTCAGAGAAACAAAAGAAGGTAAGACAGAGACTTTTAGAAAAAGGTGTGCCGTTTGTGCCTTTTTACATGGCAGTTGACTTTAAACCGGGCACAGATGAGAGATTAAAAGCTGTGATTGAGGATGCACTTTTTGAGCTTGGGGTTTTAAATGTTCTTATTGTGCCAGAAAAGTATAAAAATGAAATTGATGAACTTCTGGAGGATGAAAAGGAAGTTGTACTTTTTCCAAAGCCGGCATACTTTTCTCACACACTAAATGAGTATCTTGAGGTTGCAAACTTTGAAAATGCAGATGCTTTGAGACAGGAGGTTGCCGCTGTAATTGACAGTATCCATATAAATCCTGTAGATGATGGAATATATGTATGTGAAGATGGGCGGTTTGGAAATGGCATATTGAAAGGGAAGACAACCACACATGAACAGGCAAGGTATATAGGCATTGAGAACAGGCGAAGGTACAAACAAATGCTAATTTTGCAGCTTGAGGAGGAGATTCAAACTCTTGCAAAAGAGCTGGAAGAAAAGAAAGCTGAGGCAAATTTTCTAAAATCCCGGCTTGAGGTTTTAGAGCTTGAAAAGAAAAACTTTCCGACATCTGCAGACTTGGACACTGCCTTTGACATGATAAATGGGGTTGAGAGGAATATTTCAAAGCTTCAGATTGAGATTGAAGCTTTTGAAGAGAGAATAAAAGAGCTGACAAATAAGCAAAATCAACTGAAATATGAAATTTCACTGATTGCAACAAAGCTGTCAGTACCGTCTTCAAAAGAGGTTTTTGCAAAAGCAAAACAGGACGCAAGTGCGCTGTCGAACTTACTTTTGAGACTTGAGACTGAGGTGCTGCATAAGCAGGAAATTGAAAAAACGCACCAGAGTCTGAACAGGTTATATGAACAGATAAAAGAAAGTGTAGATACTTTAAATGGCGATGTTCACAGGATTTCTGAAAAGTTGGGGGTTTTAAATCTTCAGAAAGGGGAGATTGAAAAAAGGCTTTCGAGCGAGGATGCTCAGAGACTTTTTGACAAGCAGAGAAGAGCGTTTGAGAGGCTTGAGAACATCCCGGTTGAGAGAAAAAGACTTAATGAAAAGCTTTTTGAGGTGACTTCCCAAAAAGCAGCATCTGAACAGAAGCTTGAGTTTTTAAAACAGGATCTTGAGTCAATTGAAAGTGAATATGAATTGGCTATGTCCTCTTTTAAGATAGAGCTTGGATTTGGTTTTGTTTTCAAAGGGGTAGAATTTGAGGATGAGCAAAAGCTTATAGAGTTTGCAAAGTCAAAGGAAGAAATTCTTAAAGAGTATTCTCAGAAGGATTTTTCTTCGATACTTCAGAGGCTTATGTCCATCCATTATACAACACAGATCCAGCTTGCAGAGTTTGGAGCAAACCTTGTTGATTGGAAAGATGACAGAACAACCTACAAAAGGTATTTGTGGACCTGCAGGAAAGAGGGGAGATTTCTTTCGCTTTACCAGTTTATAGATGAAATTGAAATGGAAATTGCCGAGAAAAAGAACTTGATAACAGAGAGCGAAAGAGAGCTTTTTGAAGATGTTCTGGCAAAGAATATAGGCTTTAAGATTTCAAGGAAAATCATGCTTGCCCAGGATTGGGTAAAGAAAATGAATGAGCTTATGGCAAATTTGTCTACATCAAGCGGTCTTACATTCCGGCTTTCATGGGAGCAGAAAAGACAGGAGGCAGAGGATGAGCTTTCTACAGGTGAGCTGGTAAAGCTTTTGAGCAAGGACCCTCTTGCCGCAACAGATGATGACAGAAACAGGATTGCAATGCATTTCAGGTCGCGCATAGAAAAGGCAAAAAGGTACCAGGAAAACCCCGAAAACTTTGCAACGCTCTATGAGATAATCAAAGAGGTTCTTGATTACAGACAGTGGTTTGAGTTCAGGCTCTACTACCAGAAGGTAGGGGAAAGCAGAAAAGAGCTTACAAACAATGCATTTGACAGGTTCTCTGGCGGTGAAAAAGCACTTTCCATATACGTTCCACTGTTTGCGGCACTGTGCGCAAAATATGAGAGCGCTGCGAATTTTGCACCGAGAATAATTGCACTTGATGAGGCGTTTGCTGGTGTTGATGAGAACAACATTGAAAACATGTTTGATCTGATAGAAAAGCTTGAATTTGACTATATAATGAACTCTCAGGTTCTGTGGGGCGATTACAAAACAGTGCCAGGACTTTGCATATACGAGCTTTTGAGAGAGAACAATCAGCCATCTGTGTTAAAAGTAAAGTATATCTGGAATGGATACAAGAAGGTGCTGGTTGAGGTATGA
- a CDS encoding TIGR02679 domain-containing protein yields the protein MTEDRIFYECVKYFSQKGFRRALELIYQKYRSLGRFSGRVILENPSEEEKEALSRYLRRVLRGDRLVIDVKDFAETKFQDTKFSGLDFKSVLSAVLKKEVITKKEEKHLESERVLKFFESLSAHFEADENAAEVLDAFRENFKWFESYYKKYSQKEFLEMMKKVIEAILKRPQSPETLAIFATRTTGNPHFFDHDKDAGKIFLKLLSILSGKEFPQNAEEKSELLFDNNILIDELSNWCLLYNIGGYVEDGKEDEGLRCFGSQKKPLILPLYTIKDYRGFFAYSNKLVIVENPAVFSAIVQKVPEVSAVCTNGHLRLSCRIVIESIAKTNIELLYSGDFDPEGLLIADRVIQNFGAKPLCMDESHYLLALSQNKIDERRLEMLKNIESAQLQSVCRKMKELQLAGYQERIVDRIVEELQN from the coding sequence ATGACAGAGGATAGGATTTTTTATGAGTGTGTTAAGTACTTTTCGCAAAAAGGCTTTAGGCGTGCGCTGGAGCTTATTTACCAAAAATACAGGTCTTTGGGCAGGTTTTCTGGCAGAGTGATTCTGGAAAATCCGAGTGAAGAGGAAAAAGAGGCTTTGTCGCGGTATCTTAGAAGGGTTTTGAGAGGCGACAGGCTTGTAATTGATGTAAAGGACTTTGCGGAGACAAAGTTTCAGGACACTAAGTTCTCAGGGCTTGATTTTAAAAGCGTTCTGTCAGCGGTTTTAAAAAAAGAGGTTATCACCAAAAAGGAAGAAAAGCATCTGGAAAGTGAAAGGGTGTTGAAGTTTTTTGAAAGTTTGTCGGCACATTTTGAGGCTGATGAAAACGCCGCAGAGGTTTTGGATGCTTTCAGGGAAAATTTCAAATGGTTTGAAAGCTATTACAAAAAGTATTCGCAGAAAGAGTTTTTGGAGATGATGAAAAAGGTCATAGAAGCGATTTTAAAAAGACCGCAGAGCCCTGAGACCTTAGCTATTTTTGCAACAAGGACCACGGGCAACCCCCACTTTTTTGACCATGATAAAGACGCAGGAAAGATATTTTTGAAGCTTTTGAGCATTTTAAGCGGTAAAGAGTTTCCACAGAATGCAGAGGAAAAATCAGAACTGCTTTTTGATAACAACATCTTGATTGATGAGCTTTCAAACTGGTGTCTTTTGTACAACATTGGCGGGTATGTTGAAGATGGAAAAGAGGATGAAGGGCTCAGGTGCTTCGGCAGCCAGAAAAAGCCACTGATTTTACCGCTTTATACAATAAAGGATTACAGAGGGTTTTTTGCATATTCAAATAAGCTTGTGATTGTTGAGAATCCTGCTGTGTTTTCTGCCATTGTGCAAAAAGTCCCTGAGGTTTCTGCTGTGTGCACAAACGGGCATCTGAGGCTTTCCTGCAGGATAGTAATTGAAAGCATAGCAAAAACAAATATTGAGCTGCTTTACTCGGGCGACTTTGACCCGGAGGGGCTTTTGATTGCAGACAGGGTAATTCAAAACTTTGGTGCAAAGCCACTTTGCATGGACGAAAGCCACTATCTTCTGGCACTATCTCAAAATAAGATTGATGAAAGGCGCCTTGAGATGCTGAAAAATATTGAATCTGCTCAGCTTCAAAGCGTCTGCCGGAAGATGAAAGAGCTTCAGCTTGCCGGGTATCAGGAGAGGATTGTGGACAGGATTGTTGAAGAGTTGCAAAATTAA